A stretch of Vespa velutina chromosome 8, iVesVel2.1, whole genome shotgun sequence DNA encodes these proteins:
- the LOC124951062 gene encoding protein fem-1 homolog B isoform X3 gives MSSNRLTKMGAVETAQEDTELSTSLIKRVYYAARDGMAIVLYGLLSDKPPGHIDYLINQKVLEDGQRCTSLIIAARYGHDRVVKMLIDKFKPDLEQEGIVKFDGYVIDGATALWCAAGAGHLNVVKTLVKAGADVNHPTKTNSTPLRAACFEGRLDIVKYLIDHGANIHISNKFNNTCLMIAAYKGHLDIVNFLLKNNADPNEKALCGGTALYFAAECGHTQIVSELLSYGTKITKNLSGVTPLIAAAERTRTPVVECLAARTEVTKREVIDAYELLGASYANDKDSYNLTLAYMYLHKAMKLRYSDPNDIVYKELGETVKAYENWKECDTLEKLENIKNNPNALHMESLAIRERILDNARFDRCIDLWLHALKLRQLNNVSAVKDLLRFAQVFSQMIHVGVDLDFSQVINVLEACVTELGRNKSKMQNPDPMDGIDQCIEEIESNITTTLYILTILTKLMTLNEKNYNEADVSKAHYLVHKLCALQVKMRDGQTLLHLAVNSETPVDDFHTNDVCKFPCAATAKLLVRCGADVNAMDDERNTPLHVIVCYKKATSDFMTLYSIIMELIEAGAHIDIVNSNGKTPYESVATGVAEIVLRTHTKLSLKCMAAKAVKTYNLSYCGNVPRSLESFIELHGPGLNQG, from the exons atgagtTCAAATAGATTAACGAAAATGGGTGCTGTTGAGACTGCACAAGAAGATACAGAACTTTCAACATCATTGATTAAAAGAGTTTATTACGCTGCACGAGATGGAATGGCAATTGTATTGTATGGTCTTCTTAGTGATAAACCACCCGGACATATTGATTATCTTATTAATCag AAAGTTTTGGAGGATGGACAAAGATGTACATCTTTAATAATTGCAGCACGATACGGACATGACAGGGTTGTGAAGAtgttaattgataaatttaagcCTGATCTGGAACAAGAAGGAATCGTTAAATTTGATGGATATGTTATTGATGGAGCTACTGCCCTTTGGTGTGCCGCAG ggGCAGGTCATTTAAATGTTGTAAAAACTCTTGTTAAAGCTGGAGCAGATGTAAATCATCCAACCAAAACTAATTCTACTCCTCTTCGAGCTGCATGCTTTGAGGGACGGTTggatattgttaaatatttaatagacCATGGTgcaaacatacacatatctaataaattcaataataccTGTTTGATGATTGCAGCATACAAAGGACATTTAGATATT GtgaattttctattgaaaaataatgcaGATCCTAATGAAAAAGCTCTTTGTGGTGGAACAGCATTATATTTTGCAGCAGAGTGTGGTCATACACAAATAGTTTCTGAATTATTAAGTTATGgtacaaaaataacaaaaaatttgaGTGGTGTGACCCCTTTGATAGCAGCTGCTGAACGAACGCGTACACCTGTAGTAGAGTGTTTGGCAGCTCGTACAGAGGTAACAAAACGGGAAGTAATTGATGCTTATGAATTACTTGGGGCATCTTATGCAAATGATAAAGATTCGTATAACTTAACATtggcatatatgtatttgcaCAAAGCAATGAAATTAag atatagtGATCCTAATGATATTGTGTATAAAGAATTAGGTGAAACAGTAAAAGCATATGAAAATTGGAAGGAATGTGatacattagaaaaattagaaaatattaaaaacaatccCAATGCACTTCACATGGAATCTCTTGCAATTCGGGAAAGAATActag ATAATGCAAGGTTTGATAGATGTATTGATTTATGGCTTCATGCATTAAAATTAAGacaattaaataatgtatctGCTGTGAAAGATCTTCTTCGATTTGCACAG gtTTTCTCTCAAATGATTCACGTTGGAGTAGATCTTGATTTTTCTCAAGTTATAAATGTATTAGAAGCATGTGTTACAGAATTGGGacgtaataaaagtaaaatgcaAAATCCAGATCCTATGGATGGTATTGATCAATGTATT GAAGAGATAGAATCAAATATTACAacaactttatatattttaacaattttaacaaaattgatgacattaaatgaaaaaaactaCAATGAAGCAGATGTTTCTAAAGCCCACTATTTGGTACACAAGTTATGTGCATTACAAGTTAAAATGAGGGATGGTCAAACACTTCTACATCTTGCTGTCAATTCTGAAACACCAGTTGATGATTTTCATACGAATGATGTATGCAA atttccATGTGCAGCTACTGCAAAGTTATTAGTACGTTGTGGTGCTGATGTTAATGCAATGGATGATGAAAGAAATACTCCACTTCATGTTAttgtttgttataaaaaagcaACTAg tGATTTTATGACTctttattcaataattatggAACTAATAGAGGCTGGTGCTCATATAGATATTGTAAATAGTAATGGGAAGACTCCATATGAATCTGTAGCAACGG gTGTGGCTGAAATAGTACTACGTACTCATACAAAGTTATCTCTAAAATGTATGGCGGCAAAAGCAGTAAAAACGTATAATTTATCTTATTGTGGTAATGTACCACGTTCCCTGGAAAGTTTTATAGAATTACATGGACCTGGTCTTAATCAAGGCTGA
- the LOC124951062 gene encoding protein fem-1 homolog B isoform X1, which translates to MSSNRLTKMGAVETAQEDTELSTSLIKRVYYAARDGMAIVLYGLLSDKPPGHIDYLINQKVLEDGQRCTSLIIAARYGHDRVVKMLIDKFKPDLEQEGIVKFDGYVIDGATALWCAAGAGHLNVVKTLVKAGADVNHPTKTNSTPLRAACFEGRLDIVKYLIDHGANIHISNKFNNTCLMIAAYKGHLDIVNFLLKNNADPNEKALCGGTALYFAAECGHTQIVSELLSYGTKITKNLSGVTPLIAAAERTRTPVVECLAARTEVTKREVIDAYELLGASYANDKDSYNLTLAYMYLHKAMKLRYSDPNDIVYKELGETVKAYENWKECDTLEKLENIKNNPNALHMESLAIRERILGCNNPELPHPIIFRGAVFADNARFDRCIDLWLHALKLRQLNNVSAVKDLLRFAQVFSQMIHVGVDLDFSQVINVLEACVTELGRNKSKMQNPDPMDGIDQCIEEIESNITTTLYILTILTKLMTLNEKNYNEADVSKAHYLVHKLCALQVKMRDGQTLLHLAVNSETPVDDFHTNDVCKFPCAATAKLLVRCGADVNAMDDERNTPLHVIVCYKKATSDFMTLYSIIMELIEAGAHIDIVNSNGKTPYESVATGVAEIVLRTHTKLSLKCMAAKAVKTYNLSYCGNVPRSLESFIELHGPGLNQG; encoded by the exons atgagtTCAAATAGATTAACGAAAATGGGTGCTGTTGAGACTGCACAAGAAGATACAGAACTTTCAACATCATTGATTAAAAGAGTTTATTACGCTGCACGAGATGGAATGGCAATTGTATTGTATGGTCTTCTTAGTGATAAACCACCCGGACATATTGATTATCTTATTAATCag AAAGTTTTGGAGGATGGACAAAGATGTACATCTTTAATAATTGCAGCACGATACGGACATGACAGGGTTGTGAAGAtgttaattgataaatttaagcCTGATCTGGAACAAGAAGGAATCGTTAAATTTGATGGATATGTTATTGATGGAGCTACTGCCCTTTGGTGTGCCGCAG ggGCAGGTCATTTAAATGTTGTAAAAACTCTTGTTAAAGCTGGAGCAGATGTAAATCATCCAACCAAAACTAATTCTACTCCTCTTCGAGCTGCATGCTTTGAGGGACGGTTggatattgttaaatatttaatagacCATGGTgcaaacatacacatatctaataaattcaataataccTGTTTGATGATTGCAGCATACAAAGGACATTTAGATATT GtgaattttctattgaaaaataatgcaGATCCTAATGAAAAAGCTCTTTGTGGTGGAACAGCATTATATTTTGCAGCAGAGTGTGGTCATACACAAATAGTTTCTGAATTATTAAGTTATGgtacaaaaataacaaaaaatttgaGTGGTGTGACCCCTTTGATAGCAGCTGCTGAACGAACGCGTACACCTGTAGTAGAGTGTTTGGCAGCTCGTACAGAGGTAACAAAACGGGAAGTAATTGATGCTTATGAATTACTTGGGGCATCTTATGCAAATGATAAAGATTCGTATAACTTAACATtggcatatatgtatttgcaCAAAGCAATGAAATTAag atatagtGATCCTAATGATATTGTGTATAAAGAATTAGGTGAAACAGTAAAAGCATATGAAAATTGGAAGGAATGTGatacattagaaaaattagaaaatattaaaaacaatccCAATGCACTTCACATGGAATCTCTTGCAATTCGGGAAAGAATActag gaTGTAACAATCCAGAATTACCACATCCTATAATATTTAGAGGTGCTGTTTTTGCAGATAATGCAAGGTTTGATAGATGTATTGATTTATGGCTTCATGCATTAAAATTAAGacaattaaataatgtatctGCTGTGAAAGATCTTCTTCGATTTGCACAG gtTTTCTCTCAAATGATTCACGTTGGAGTAGATCTTGATTTTTCTCAAGTTATAAATGTATTAGAAGCATGTGTTACAGAATTGGGacgtaataaaagtaaaatgcaAAATCCAGATCCTATGGATGGTATTGATCAATGTATT GAAGAGATAGAATCAAATATTACAacaactttatatattttaacaattttaacaaaattgatgacattaaatgaaaaaaactaCAATGAAGCAGATGTTTCTAAAGCCCACTATTTGGTACACAAGTTATGTGCATTACAAGTTAAAATGAGGGATGGTCAAACACTTCTACATCTTGCTGTCAATTCTGAAACACCAGTTGATGATTTTCATACGAATGATGTATGCAA atttccATGTGCAGCTACTGCAAAGTTATTAGTACGTTGTGGTGCTGATGTTAATGCAATGGATGATGAAAGAAATACTCCACTTCATGTTAttgtttgttataaaaaagcaACTAg tGATTTTATGACTctttattcaataattatggAACTAATAGAGGCTGGTGCTCATATAGATATTGTAAATAGTAATGGGAAGACTCCATATGAATCTGTAGCAACGG gTGTGGCTGAAATAGTACTACGTACTCATACAAAGTTATCTCTAAAATGTATGGCGGCAAAAGCAGTAAAAACGTATAATTTATCTTATTGTGGTAATGTACCACGTTCCCTGGAAAGTTTTATAGAATTACATGGACCTGGTCTTAATCAAGGCTGA
- the LOC124951062 gene encoding protein fem-1 homolog B isoform X2 produces MGAVETAQEDTELSTSLIKRVYYAARDGMAIVLYGLLSDKPPGHIDYLINQKVLEDGQRCTSLIIAARYGHDRVVKMLIDKFKPDLEQEGIVKFDGYVIDGATALWCAAGAGHLNVVKTLVKAGADVNHPTKTNSTPLRAACFEGRLDIVKYLIDHGANIHISNKFNNTCLMIAAYKGHLDIVNFLLKNNADPNEKALCGGTALYFAAECGHTQIVSELLSYGTKITKNLSGVTPLIAAAERTRTPVVECLAARTEVTKREVIDAYELLGASYANDKDSYNLTLAYMYLHKAMKLRYSDPNDIVYKELGETVKAYENWKECDTLEKLENIKNNPNALHMESLAIRERILGCNNPELPHPIIFRGAVFADNARFDRCIDLWLHALKLRQLNNVSAVKDLLRFAQVFSQMIHVGVDLDFSQVINVLEACVTELGRNKSKMQNPDPMDGIDQCIEEIESNITTTLYILTILTKLMTLNEKNYNEADVSKAHYLVHKLCALQVKMRDGQTLLHLAVNSETPVDDFHTNDVCKFPCAATAKLLVRCGADVNAMDDERNTPLHVIVCYKKATSDFMTLYSIIMELIEAGAHIDIVNSNGKTPYESVATGVAEIVLRTHTKLSLKCMAAKAVKTYNLSYCGNVPRSLESFIELHGPGLNQG; encoded by the exons ATGGGTGCTGTTGAGACTGCACAAGAAGATACAGAACTTTCAACATCATTGATTAAAAGAGTTTATTACGCTGCACGAGATGGAATGGCAATTGTATTGTATGGTCTTCTTAGTGATAAACCACCCGGACATATTGATTATCTTATTAATCag AAAGTTTTGGAGGATGGACAAAGATGTACATCTTTAATAATTGCAGCACGATACGGACATGACAGGGTTGTGAAGAtgttaattgataaatttaagcCTGATCTGGAACAAGAAGGAATCGTTAAATTTGATGGATATGTTATTGATGGAGCTACTGCCCTTTGGTGTGCCGCAG ggGCAGGTCATTTAAATGTTGTAAAAACTCTTGTTAAAGCTGGAGCAGATGTAAATCATCCAACCAAAACTAATTCTACTCCTCTTCGAGCTGCATGCTTTGAGGGACGGTTggatattgttaaatatttaatagacCATGGTgcaaacatacacatatctaataaattcaataataccTGTTTGATGATTGCAGCATACAAAGGACATTTAGATATT GtgaattttctattgaaaaataatgcaGATCCTAATGAAAAAGCTCTTTGTGGTGGAACAGCATTATATTTTGCAGCAGAGTGTGGTCATACACAAATAGTTTCTGAATTATTAAGTTATGgtacaaaaataacaaaaaatttgaGTGGTGTGACCCCTTTGATAGCAGCTGCTGAACGAACGCGTACACCTGTAGTAGAGTGTTTGGCAGCTCGTACAGAGGTAACAAAACGGGAAGTAATTGATGCTTATGAATTACTTGGGGCATCTTATGCAAATGATAAAGATTCGTATAACTTAACATtggcatatatgtatttgcaCAAAGCAATGAAATTAag atatagtGATCCTAATGATATTGTGTATAAAGAATTAGGTGAAACAGTAAAAGCATATGAAAATTGGAAGGAATGTGatacattagaaaaattagaaaatattaaaaacaatccCAATGCACTTCACATGGAATCTCTTGCAATTCGGGAAAGAATActag gaTGTAACAATCCAGAATTACCACATCCTATAATATTTAGAGGTGCTGTTTTTGCAGATAATGCAAGGTTTGATAGATGTATTGATTTATGGCTTCATGCATTAAAATTAAGacaattaaataatgtatctGCTGTGAAAGATCTTCTTCGATTTGCACAG gtTTTCTCTCAAATGATTCACGTTGGAGTAGATCTTGATTTTTCTCAAGTTATAAATGTATTAGAAGCATGTGTTACAGAATTGGGacgtaataaaagtaaaatgcaAAATCCAGATCCTATGGATGGTATTGATCAATGTATT GAAGAGATAGAATCAAATATTACAacaactttatatattttaacaattttaacaaaattgatgacattaaatgaaaaaaactaCAATGAAGCAGATGTTTCTAAAGCCCACTATTTGGTACACAAGTTATGTGCATTACAAGTTAAAATGAGGGATGGTCAAACACTTCTACATCTTGCTGTCAATTCTGAAACACCAGTTGATGATTTTCATACGAATGATGTATGCAA atttccATGTGCAGCTACTGCAAAGTTATTAGTACGTTGTGGTGCTGATGTTAATGCAATGGATGATGAAAGAAATACTCCACTTCATGTTAttgtttgttataaaaaagcaACTAg tGATTTTATGACTctttattcaataattatggAACTAATAGAGGCTGGTGCTCATATAGATATTGTAAATAGTAATGGGAAGACTCCATATGAATCTGTAGCAACGG gTGTGGCTGAAATAGTACTACGTACTCATACAAAGTTATCTCTAAAATGTATGGCGGCAAAAGCAGTAAAAACGTATAATTTATCTTATTGTGGTAATGTACCACGTTCCCTGGAAAGTTTTATAGAATTACATGGACCTGGTCTTAATCAAGGCTGA
- the LOC124951062 gene encoding protein fem-1 homolog B isoform X4 — translation MDMLLMELLPFGVPQCSLLYSFRIKMEKTWQTKLPQNTQMAFSGADVNHPTKTNSTPLRAACFEGRLDIVKYLIDHGANIHISNKFNNTCLMIAAYKGHLDIVNFLLKNNADPNEKALCGGTALYFAAECGHTQIVSELLSYGTKITKNLSGVTPLIAAAERTRTPVVECLAARTEVTKREVIDAYELLGASYANDKDSYNLTLAYMYLHKAMKLRYSDPNDIVYKELGETVKAYENWKECDTLEKLENIKNNPNALHMESLAIRERILGCNNPELPHPIIFRGAVFADNARFDRCIDLWLHALKLRQLNNVSAVKDLLRFAQVFSQMIHVGVDLDFSQVINVLEACVTELGRNKSKMQNPDPMDGIDQCIEEIESNITTTLYILTILTKLMTLNEKNYNEADVSKAHYLVHKLCALQVKMRDGQTLLHLAVNSETPVDDFHTNDVCKFPCAATAKLLVRCGADVNAMDDERNTPLHVIVCYKKATSDFMTLYSIIMELIEAGAHIDIVNSNGKTPYESVATGVAEIVLRTHTKLSLKCMAAKAVKTYNLSYCGNVPRSLESFIELHGPGLNQG, via the exons ATGGATATGTTATTGATGGAGCTACTGCCCTTTGGTGTGCCGCAG TGTAGCTTACTGTACAGTTTCAGgataaaaatggagaaaacaTGGCAAACGAAACTTCCTCAAAACACTCAAATGGCTTTTT CTGGAGCAGATGTAAATCATCCAACCAAAACTAATTCTACTCCTCTTCGAGCTGCATGCTTTGAGGGACGGTTggatattgttaaatatttaatagacCATGGTgcaaacatacacatatctaataaattcaataataccTGTTTGATGATTGCAGCATACAAAGGACATTTAGATATT GtgaattttctattgaaaaataatgcaGATCCTAATGAAAAAGCTCTTTGTGGTGGAACAGCATTATATTTTGCAGCAGAGTGTGGTCATACACAAATAGTTTCTGAATTATTAAGTTATGgtacaaaaataacaaaaaatttgaGTGGTGTGACCCCTTTGATAGCAGCTGCTGAACGAACGCGTACACCTGTAGTAGAGTGTTTGGCAGCTCGTACAGAGGTAACAAAACGGGAAGTAATTGATGCTTATGAATTACTTGGGGCATCTTATGCAAATGATAAAGATTCGTATAACTTAACATtggcatatatgtatttgcaCAAAGCAATGAAATTAag atatagtGATCCTAATGATATTGTGTATAAAGAATTAGGTGAAACAGTAAAAGCATATGAAAATTGGAAGGAATGTGatacattagaaaaattagaaaatattaaaaacaatccCAATGCACTTCACATGGAATCTCTTGCAATTCGGGAAAGAATActag gaTGTAACAATCCAGAATTACCACATCCTATAATATTTAGAGGTGCTGTTTTTGCAGATAATGCAAGGTTTGATAGATGTATTGATTTATGGCTTCATGCATTAAAATTAAGacaattaaataatgtatctGCTGTGAAAGATCTTCTTCGATTTGCACAG gtTTTCTCTCAAATGATTCACGTTGGAGTAGATCTTGATTTTTCTCAAGTTATAAATGTATTAGAAGCATGTGTTACAGAATTGGGacgtaataaaagtaaaatgcaAAATCCAGATCCTATGGATGGTATTGATCAATGTATT GAAGAGATAGAATCAAATATTACAacaactttatatattttaacaattttaacaaaattgatgacattaaatgaaaaaaactaCAATGAAGCAGATGTTTCTAAAGCCCACTATTTGGTACACAAGTTATGTGCATTACAAGTTAAAATGAGGGATGGTCAAACACTTCTACATCTTGCTGTCAATTCTGAAACACCAGTTGATGATTTTCATACGAATGATGTATGCAA atttccATGTGCAGCTACTGCAAAGTTATTAGTACGTTGTGGTGCTGATGTTAATGCAATGGATGATGAAAGAAATACTCCACTTCATGTTAttgtttgttataaaaaagcaACTAg tGATTTTATGACTctttattcaataattatggAACTAATAGAGGCTGGTGCTCATATAGATATTGTAAATAGTAATGGGAAGACTCCATATGAATCTGTAGCAACGG gTGTGGCTGAAATAGTACTACGTACTCATACAAAGTTATCTCTAAAATGTATGGCGGCAAAAGCAGTAAAAACGTATAATTTATCTTATTGTGGTAATGTACCACGTTCCCTGGAAAGTTTTATAGAATTACATGGACCTGGTCTTAATCAAGGCTGA
- the LOC124951062 gene encoding protein fem-1 homolog B isoform X5: MEKTWQTKLPQNTQMAFSGADVNHPTKTNSTPLRAACFEGRLDIVKYLIDHGANIHISNKFNNTCLMIAAYKGHLDIVNFLLKNNADPNEKALCGGTALYFAAECGHTQIVSELLSYGTKITKNLSGVTPLIAAAERTRTPVVECLAARTEVTKREVIDAYELLGASYANDKDSYNLTLAYMYLHKAMKLRYSDPNDIVYKELGETVKAYENWKECDTLEKLENIKNNPNALHMESLAIRERILGCNNPELPHPIIFRGAVFADNARFDRCIDLWLHALKLRQLNNVSAVKDLLRFAQVFSQMIHVGVDLDFSQVINVLEACVTELGRNKSKMQNPDPMDGIDQCIEEIESNITTTLYILTILTKLMTLNEKNYNEADVSKAHYLVHKLCALQVKMRDGQTLLHLAVNSETPVDDFHTNDVCKFPCAATAKLLVRCGADVNAMDDERNTPLHVIVCYKKATSDFMTLYSIIMELIEAGAHIDIVNSNGKTPYESVATGVAEIVLRTHTKLSLKCMAAKAVKTYNLSYCGNVPRSLESFIELHGPGLNQG, translated from the exons atggagaaaacaTGGCAAACGAAACTTCCTCAAAACACTCAAATGGCTTTTT CTGGAGCAGATGTAAATCATCCAACCAAAACTAATTCTACTCCTCTTCGAGCTGCATGCTTTGAGGGACGGTTggatattgttaaatatttaatagacCATGGTgcaaacatacacatatctaataaattcaataataccTGTTTGATGATTGCAGCATACAAAGGACATTTAGATATT GtgaattttctattgaaaaataatgcaGATCCTAATGAAAAAGCTCTTTGTGGTGGAACAGCATTATATTTTGCAGCAGAGTGTGGTCATACACAAATAGTTTCTGAATTATTAAGTTATGgtacaaaaataacaaaaaatttgaGTGGTGTGACCCCTTTGATAGCAGCTGCTGAACGAACGCGTACACCTGTAGTAGAGTGTTTGGCAGCTCGTACAGAGGTAACAAAACGGGAAGTAATTGATGCTTATGAATTACTTGGGGCATCTTATGCAAATGATAAAGATTCGTATAACTTAACATtggcatatatgtatttgcaCAAAGCAATGAAATTAag atatagtGATCCTAATGATATTGTGTATAAAGAATTAGGTGAAACAGTAAAAGCATATGAAAATTGGAAGGAATGTGatacattagaaaaattagaaaatattaaaaacaatccCAATGCACTTCACATGGAATCTCTTGCAATTCGGGAAAGAATActag gaTGTAACAATCCAGAATTACCACATCCTATAATATTTAGAGGTGCTGTTTTTGCAGATAATGCAAGGTTTGATAGATGTATTGATTTATGGCTTCATGCATTAAAATTAAGacaattaaataatgtatctGCTGTGAAAGATCTTCTTCGATTTGCACAG gtTTTCTCTCAAATGATTCACGTTGGAGTAGATCTTGATTTTTCTCAAGTTATAAATGTATTAGAAGCATGTGTTACAGAATTGGGacgtaataaaagtaaaatgcaAAATCCAGATCCTATGGATGGTATTGATCAATGTATT GAAGAGATAGAATCAAATATTACAacaactttatatattttaacaattttaacaaaattgatgacattaaatgaaaaaaactaCAATGAAGCAGATGTTTCTAAAGCCCACTATTTGGTACACAAGTTATGTGCATTACAAGTTAAAATGAGGGATGGTCAAACACTTCTACATCTTGCTGTCAATTCTGAAACACCAGTTGATGATTTTCATACGAATGATGTATGCAA atttccATGTGCAGCTACTGCAAAGTTATTAGTACGTTGTGGTGCTGATGTTAATGCAATGGATGATGAAAGAAATACTCCACTTCATGTTAttgtttgttataaaaaagcaACTAg tGATTTTATGACTctttattcaataattatggAACTAATAGAGGCTGGTGCTCATATAGATATTGTAAATAGTAATGGGAAGACTCCATATGAATCTGTAGCAACGG gTGTGGCTGAAATAGTACTACGTACTCATACAAAGTTATCTCTAAAATGTATGGCGGCAAAAGCAGTAAAAACGTATAATTTATCTTATTGTGGTAATGTACCACGTTCCCTGGAAAGTTTTATAGAATTACATGGACCTGGTCTTAATCAAGGCTGA
- the LOC124950927 gene encoding ER membrane protein complex subunit 4, translated as MATTKQNFKKSKWALDFSHKNKQEKNTDIPSPPGYTPTVALFQSVEYLRETDSNHLIIKKSWDLALGPLKQVPMNLFIMYMAGNSISIFPIMMVGMLIIRPVKALFTLQQTFKVIEGTHAFGQKFVYFFGQLVNIALALYKCQSMGLLPTHASDWLAFVEPQARVEYSGGGFIYI; from the exons atggcAACTACCAAACAGAATTTCAAAAAATCGAAATGGGCATTAGATTTTTCTCACAA GAATAAACAGGAGAAAAATACAGATATACCTTCTCCTCCAGGCTATACTCCTACAGTAGCATTATTTCAGAGTGTGGAATATCTTAGAGAAACAGATTCAAaccatttaataataaaaaaatcttggGATTTAGCTTTAGGACCTCTTAAGCAAGTTCCAATGAATTTATTCATAATGTATATGGCTGGTAATTCTATTTCCATATTTCCTATTATGATGGTTGGTATGTTAATTATAAGACCTGTCAAAGCATTGTTCACACTTCAACAAA catTTAAGGTGATAGAAGGAACACATGCATTTGGTCAAAAATTTGTATACTTTTTTGGACAATTAGTAAACATCGCTTTAGCATTATACAAATGTCAGTCAATGGGTTTATTACCAACACACGCATCTGATTGGCTGGCATTTGTAGAACCACAAGCAAGAGTAGAATATTCTGGTGgaggatttatatatatctaa